The Hypanus sabinus isolate sHypSab1 chromosome X1, sHypSab1.hap1, whole genome shotgun sequence genome window below encodes:
- the LOC132384580 gene encoding C1q-related factor — MVLILVIVIPVLVSWLGTAAHYQMLGTCRMVCEPYLGSSPSISPGLEALSEQQHLAPPSTLLQGAPGKPGRPGKPGAPGPPGEPGPPGPRGPAGEKGEAGKPGLPGVPGAGPDAISAATYSTVPRVAFYAGLKNPHEGYEILKFDDVVTNLGNHYDGSSGKFTCSIPGTYFFTYHVLMRGGDGTSMWADLCKNGQVRSSAIAQDADQNYDYASNSVILHLDAGDEVYIKLDGGKAHGGNNNKYSTFSGFIIYTD; from the exons ATGGTATTGATCCTGGTCATTGTCATCCCGGTGCTGGTCAGCTGGCTGGGTACGGCTGCCCACTACCAGATGCTGGGCACCTGCCGCATGGTGTGCGAGCCCTACCTGGGCAGTAGCCCAAGCATCAGCCCCGGTCTCGAAGCGCTGAGCGAACAGCAGCACCTGGCGCCTCCCTCTACCCTGCTCCAGGGAGCTCCGGGTAAACCGGGACGTCCCGGCAAACCAGGGGCGCCGGGGCCGCCAGGAGAGCCGGGACCCCCGGGCCCGAGGGGGCCAgcgggagagaagggggaggcgGGAAAGCCGGGGCTACCCGGTGTCCCAGGGGCCGGTCCGGATGCTATCAGCGCCGCCACCTACAGCACCGTGCCCCGGGTGGCGTTCTATGCCGGCCTGAAAAACCCGCACGAGGGATACGAGATCCTCAAGTTCGACGACGTGGTGACCAACCTGGGCAATCACTACGACGGCTCCAGTGGCAAGTTCACCTGCTCTATCCCCGGCACCTACTTCTTCACCTACCACGTCCTAATGCGAGGCGGCGACGGCACCAGCATGTGGGCAGATCTCTGCAAGAACGGACAG GTCCGCTCCAGTGCAATCGCCCAGGACGCCGACCAGAACTACGACTACGCCAGCAACAGCGTCATTCTCCACTTGGACGCGGGGGATGAAGTTTACATCAAGCTGGACGGTGGCAAAGCACACGGCGGCAACAACAACAAGTACAGCACCTTCTCGGGATTTATAATTTACACCGACTGA